The proteins below come from a single Rosa rugosa chromosome 2, drRosRugo1.1, whole genome shotgun sequence genomic window:
- the LOC133733910 gene encoding calcium-binding protein KRP1-like, which produces MASRSGLVVFEDSFPTMLERLGEEGFMRELCNGFRLLRDEKREVITFESLKKNSALLGLQGMSDEELRCMVREGDLDGDGCLSEMEFCTLMFRLSPALMQTSKELLEEAIVSSRC; this is translated from the coding sequence ATGGCGTCCAGAAGTGGATTGGTTGTGTTCGAGGATTCGTTTCCGACGATGTTGGAGAGGTTAGGCGAGGAAGGGTTTATGAGGGAGTTGTGCAACGGGTTCCGTCTGCTGAGGGACGAGAAGAGAGAGGTGATCACATTCGAGAGCTTGAAGAAGAACTCGGCGCTGTTGGGGTTGCAGGGAATGAGTGATGAAGAGTTGAGGTGCATGGTGAGAGAAGGTGACTTAGATGGAGATGGGTGTCTGAGTGAGATGGAGTTTTGTACTCTCATGTTTAGGTTAAGTCCTGCTTTGATGCAGACTTCTAAGGAATTGTTGGAGGAGGCTATAGTAAGCAGTAGGTGCTGA